In one window of Rhinoderma darwinii isolate aRhiDar2 chromosome 7, aRhiDar2.hap1, whole genome shotgun sequence DNA:
- the LOC142656795 gene encoding uncharacterized protein LOC142656795 yields MDDVSCHMVTNGGAEEDEQEGDRSIQPSLPVLMPKERKLILHLDLNNTILVSDAATGQGPRAALNSYLSTVAWGQISDSGEWQWVSDEPSVKPPCEDAVNYCTHFGRDGNFSDSNIGQRFRGVFNDHMRLLEWQGEADDLFTQQGEDGKGYNWILPSFFHMLESLHLQGRQFCVILRTFGVDLPRVIRSVHAALQGKHPQFPQLQQVPLTIDLTPGRIRCSKRDIVLTRGSDRKSTKAKERNIYNYLSSVDGIGGFQDHFDWWARNNFTSSGGKPFWIDPADCNTQHIIIDDNIRLTDHDTIVNCRVFLDKEKGKESRKALTSELYDICLVQTDLLRAIAEKDYFLDCIRLCEENYEQYLKGLQVE; encoded by the exons ATGGATGATGTAAGTTGTCACATGGTCACTAATGGGGGAGCAGAGGAAGACGAGCAGGAAGGAGACCGCAGTATTCAGCCAAGTCTTCCAGTTCTGATGCCTAAAGAAAGAAAGTTAATCCTTCACCTGGACTTGAATAACACCATTCTGGTATCCGACGCGGCCACAGGTCAAGGTCCCAGAGCCGCGCTTAATTCCTACCTGAGCACCGTTGCCTGGGGACAGATCAGTGACTCAG GTGAGTGGCAATGGGTCAGTGATGAACCCTCAGTAAAACCTCCATGTGAAGATGCCGTCAACTACTGCACGCATTTTGGCCGCGATGGGAACTTCAGTGACAGTAACATAGGACAACGCTTCAGAGGGGTCTTCAATGATCACATGAGGCTGCTGGAGTGGCAGGGAGAAGCCGATGACTTGTTCACACAACAGGGAGAGGATGGAAAAGGCTATAACTGGATCCTGCCCTCCTTCTTCCACATGCTGGAGAGTCTGCACCTACAAGGGAGGCAGTTCTGTGTCATACTAAGAACGTTCGGCGTCGATCTTCCTCGTGTGATAAGGTCCGTCCACGCTGCTTTACAGGGAAAACACCCACAGTTCCCTCAACTGCAGCAAGTGCCG CTGACTATAGATCTCACTCCAGGAAGAATACGCTGCAGTAAGAGAGACATTGTTCTCACCCGTGGGTCTGATCGTAAATCTACCAAAGCAAAGGAGAGGAATATTTACAATTATTTAAGCAGTGTGGACGGGATTGGGGGCTTTCAGGACCACTTTGACTG GTGGGCAAGAAATAATTTTACAAGCTCTGGAGGAAAACCGTTCTGGATCGATCCGGCCGACTGTAATACCCAGCACATCATCATAGATGACAACATCCGGCTAACTGACCACGACACCATTGTTAATTGTCGG GTGTTTTTGGACAAAGAGAAGGGGAAGGAATCCAGAAAGGCGCTGACCTCCGAACTGTACGACATCTGCTTAGTGCAGACGGATCTCCTCAGGGCCATCGCTGAGAAAGATTATTTTCTAGACTGTATAAGACTCTGCGAGGAGAATTATGAGCAATATCTCAAGGGCTTGCAGGTGGAGTAG